The following are encoded in a window of Corynebacterium marinum DSM 44953 genomic DNA:
- a CDS encoding low molecular weight phosphatase family protein — protein MRRRHPFIRRRSPPSRRGAQVRNSFSILTVCTGNVCRSPLAERLLEGMLRELPEVNVSSAGIEALVGESMLAATREIAFSYGVENTETHRARQVTEELLESADLILAMTRDQRRVVVELSPRVTRRVFTIREFARLAEVTTDEVLASEIDPAEKSPVGRLRAAVRAVTASRSILPPLTDPAADDVIDPFQREVEVHEASAQQLVPAVDAVVSLLRRSVEGAL, from the coding sequence ATGCGACGCCGGCACCCGTTCATCCGCAGGCGGTCTCCGCCGAGCAGGCGAGGGGCGCAGGTGCGAAATAGTTTTTCCATACTGACCGTCTGCACCGGGAACGTCTGTCGATCACCTCTGGCCGAGCGGCTCCTGGAGGGCATGCTGCGGGAGTTGCCGGAGGTCAACGTCAGTTCAGCCGGCATCGAAGCCTTGGTAGGTGAGTCGATGCTCGCGGCTACCCGGGAAATCGCCTTTTCTTATGGGGTCGAGAACACCGAAACTCATCGTGCACGGCAGGTGACTGAGGAACTTCTGGAATCCGCGGATCTAATTCTTGCGATGACTCGCGATCAGCGTCGTGTCGTTGTGGAACTGAGCCCCCGCGTCACGCGTCGTGTGTTCACCATCCGTGAATTCGCCCGGCTTGCGGAGGTTACCACCGACGAAGTACTTGCCTCGGAAATCGACCCGGCTGAGAAATCTCCCGTGGGCAGGCTGCGTGCCGCCGTTAGAGCGGTAACCGCCAGCCGCAGTATCCTCCCGCCATTGACCGATCCGGCCGCGGATGACGTGATTGATCCTTTTCAACGTGAAGTGGAAGTCCATGAAGCTTCTGCGCAACAACTTGTGCCCGCGGTTGACGCAGTGGTGTCCCTGCTGAGGCGGTCTGTGGAAGGTGCTCTCTAA
- a CDS encoding polysaccharide biosynthesis tyrosine autokinase: MELREYLSILRKSWVLVVVFAILGLGAGAGASLLATPEYQSRTQLYVSVRSDGGTSSELVQGANYSRQIVNSYVAVVKTGVVLDPVVEQLQLDMTGAELASYVSAASPADSALINITATSPSAEQAAQIADAVGESFQEVVRTQLEPETENGASPVSLTTTQNALVPGSPVSPNVLINLALGLLVGLAVGYGIAILRTVLDRRIHSAQDIEQITDKPLLGRIIDDPNVEKNRIIVNSQPHSPRAESFRALRTNLQFLNVGSKGRVFVVTSPSPSEGKTTTSLNLAYALAQAGSRVAVVEGDLRLPKFSDYLGIEGGAGLTDVLIGRADLEDVLQRWGQDQFFVLPAGRIPPNPSELLGSAEMGKTLEALREQFDYVIVDAPPVLAVTDATVLGKMTAGLLVVVAADATTKQELEDALGSLETTGTDVLGLVATMVPSKGSDSYSYGGYGYGGGAPATPVDATPAPVHPQAVSAEQARGAGAK; this comes from the coding sequence ATGGAACTACGCGAGTATCTCTCAATCCTCCGCAAGAGTTGGGTACTCGTCGTAGTATTTGCCATTCTTGGGCTCGGGGCGGGAGCGGGTGCGTCTCTCCTGGCGACCCCCGAGTACCAGTCCCGTACGCAGCTCTATGTCTCCGTGCGATCTGACGGCGGCACGAGCAGCGAGCTGGTGCAGGGAGCAAACTACTCCCGCCAGATCGTCAACAGCTATGTGGCCGTGGTCAAGACCGGCGTGGTGCTGGATCCGGTGGTCGAGCAGCTGCAGCTGGATATGACGGGAGCCGAGCTGGCCTCGTACGTGAGTGCTGCCTCTCCTGCGGATTCCGCACTCATTAACATCACTGCCACCAGCCCCTCAGCAGAGCAGGCGGCCCAGATCGCCGACGCGGTGGGGGAGAGCTTCCAGGAGGTCGTCCGCACCCAGCTTGAGCCGGAGACGGAGAATGGCGCGAGTCCGGTCAGCCTGACGACCACACAAAATGCCCTTGTGCCCGGCTCACCGGTGAGTCCGAACGTCCTCATCAACCTGGCGCTGGGTCTCCTGGTTGGTCTCGCCGTGGGCTACGGGATCGCTATTCTCCGGACCGTGCTGGATCGACGGATCCACTCCGCGCAGGACATTGAACAGATCACGGATAAGCCGCTTCTGGGGCGCATCATTGATGATCCGAATGTGGAAAAGAATCGGATCATTGTCAATTCACAGCCGCATAGCCCCCGGGCTGAGTCCTTCCGTGCGCTTCGCACTAACCTCCAGTTCCTCAACGTCGGTTCGAAGGGGCGGGTCTTCGTTGTCACCTCTCCCAGCCCCAGCGAGGGTAAAACCACCACGTCCCTGAACCTGGCGTATGCACTTGCGCAGGCGGGATCACGGGTGGCGGTCGTGGAGGGCGACCTTCGGCTCCCGAAATTCTCGGATTACCTGGGTATCGAAGGCGGTGCGGGTCTGACCGATGTCCTCATCGGCCGAGCTGATCTCGAGGATGTTCTCCAGCGCTGGGGGCAGGACCAGTTCTTCGTCCTTCCGGCCGGCCGGATCCCCCCGAACCCTAGTGAGCTCCTGGGTTCCGCAGAGATGGGGAAGACCCTGGAGGCTCTTCGCGAGCAGTTCGACTACGTGATCGTGGATGCACCCCCTGTTCTTGCGGTGACGGATGCGACGGTGCTGGGAAAGATGACTGCTGGTCTTCTGGTGGTCGTTGCAGCCGATGCCACCACGAAGCAGGAGCTGGAGGACGCACTAGGGTCCCTGGAAACTACCGGGACCGATGTGCTCGGGCTGGTCGCAACCATGGTGCCTTCCAAGGGGTCCGACTCCTACAGCTATGGCGGGTACGGCTACGGTGGCGGCGCTCCTGCTACCCCGGTCGATGCGACGCCGGCACCCGTTCATCCGCAGGCGGTCTCCGCCGAGCAGGCGAGGGGCGCAGGTGCGAAATAG
- the dnaG gene encoding DNA primase — MAKGRIPDSDVQAIRERAPIEEIVGEYVQLKPGGHDSLKGLSPFKDERTPSFHVRPNRGYFHCFSSGKGGDVFTFLMEMEHISFPEAVESVAQTIGYTINYQGGTTGARDEKPGTRKRLIDANKAAHQFYREQLETPQAQTAREFLLDRGFSQEHIYAFECGYAPEGWDTLTKHLLRKGFDFKELEAAGLSTMGRRGPIDRFHRRLLWPIKDLSGNVIGFGARKLFDDDKLGKYMNTPDTMLYHKSKVLFGLDVAKKHVAAGHQAVVVEGYTDVMAMHAAGVTTAVASCGTAFGEEHLQILRRLMLDDNYFRGELIYTFDGDEAGQKAAMRAFEGDQKFTGQSFVAVAPEGMDPCDLRLQRGDAAVRDLIADRIPMFQFVIESMLAEHNLDTVEGRLQALRRTVPVVAGIKDPVLQGEYARQLAGWVGWANTEEVLQQVRAEARRPKQEPKRRAVRFDKTDSAPVQAPSFDMPNPRDPYLWPQRESLKLALQYPELAGSYFDGLGPDAFTHAGYRAVREAIRGVGGLAVAHSGVDWIATVAGEMTDLLGRNLVSELAVEEIPVEMTHLPAYADSVLSRLQEAEVGNQIAQLKSQLQRMRPSDDEQAYNTLFADLVALEQARRELNDRAFRGIPAE, encoded by the coding sequence ATGGCTAAGGGACGTATTCCGGATTCTGACGTTCAGGCAATCCGTGAGCGCGCGCCGATCGAAGAGATCGTCGGCGAGTACGTCCAGCTCAAGCCGGGCGGGCATGACTCGCTCAAGGGGCTGAGCCCCTTCAAGGATGAGCGCACCCCGTCCTTCCACGTGCGCCCGAACCGCGGTTACTTCCACTGCTTCTCCTCCGGCAAGGGCGGGGACGTGTTCACGTTCCTCATGGAGATGGAGCACATCTCCTTCCCGGAAGCCGTCGAGTCCGTCGCGCAGACCATCGGCTACACCATCAACTACCAGGGCGGCACCACGGGCGCGCGCGACGAGAAGCCCGGCACCCGCAAGCGGCTCATCGACGCCAACAAGGCGGCGCATCAGTTCTACCGGGAGCAGCTGGAGACCCCGCAGGCCCAGACCGCGCGGGAGTTCCTGCTGGACCGTGGTTTCTCGCAGGAGCACATCTACGCCTTCGAGTGCGGCTACGCCCCGGAGGGCTGGGACACGCTGACCAAGCACCTGCTGCGCAAGGGCTTCGACTTCAAGGAGCTCGAGGCCGCCGGCCTGTCCACCATGGGTCGCCGCGGTCCGATCGACCGCTTCCACCGCCGCCTGCTGTGGCCGATCAAGGACCTCTCGGGCAACGTCATCGGCTTCGGCGCGCGCAAGCTTTTCGACGACGACAAGCTCGGCAAATACATGAACACCCCCGATACCATGCTGTACCACAAGTCCAAGGTGCTCTTCGGCCTGGATGTGGCCAAGAAGCACGTCGCCGCCGGGCATCAGGCGGTGGTGGTGGAGGGCTACACCGACGTCATGGCCATGCACGCCGCCGGGGTGACCACCGCGGTCGCGTCCTGCGGCACGGCCTTCGGCGAGGAGCACCTGCAGATCCTGCGCCGCCTCATGCTGGATGACAACTACTTCCGCGGCGAGCTCATCTACACCTTCGACGGCGACGAGGCCGGCCAGAAGGCCGCTATGCGTGCTTTCGAGGGTGACCAGAAGTTCACCGGCCAGTCCTTCGTCGCCGTGGCCCCCGAGGGCATGGACCCCTGCGATCTGCGCCTGCAGCGTGGCGACGCCGCCGTGCGCGACCTCATCGCCGACCGCATCCCCATGTTCCAGTTCGTCATCGAGTCCATGCTCGCCGAGCACAACCTCGACACCGTCGAGGGGCGCCTGCAGGCTTTGCGACGCACCGTCCCCGTCGTCGCCGGCATCAAAGACCCGGTCCTGCAGGGCGAGTACGCCCGCCAGCTCGCCGGCTGGGTGGGCTGGGCGAACACCGAGGAGGTCCTCCAGCAGGTGCGTGCAGAGGCCCGGCGCCCCAAGCAGGAGCCGAAACGCCGCGCCGTCCGTTTCGACAAGACCGATTCCGCCCCCGTGCAGGCCCCGTCCTTCGACATGCCCAACCCGCGCGACCCCTACCTGTGGCCGCAGCGCGAATCCCTCAAGCTCGCCCTGCAGTACCCGGAGCTGGCCGGCAGCTACTTCGACGGCCTGGGACCGGACGCCTTCACCCACGCTGGATATCGGGCCGTGCGCGAGGCCATCCGCGGCGTCGGTGGCCTGGCGGTCGCGCACAGCGGCGTGGACTGGATCGCCACTGTGGCGGGGGAGATGACCGACCTGCTGGGCCGCAACCTCGTCTCCGAGCTGGCGGTGGAGGAGATCCCCGTGGAGATGACCCACCTGCCCGCCTATGCCGATTCGGTGCTCTCCCGCCTGCAGGAGGCCGAGGTGGGCAACCAGATCGCCCAGCTGAAGAGCCAGCTGCAGCGCATGCGCCCCTCGGATGACGAGCAGGCCTACAACACCCTGTTCGCGGACCTGGTGGCGCTTGAGCAGGCCCGCAGGGAGCTCAACGACCGCGCTTTCCGGGGGATCCCGGCGGAATAA
- a CDS encoding ribonuclease domain-containing protein, producing MAAPKKKSVFAVLAAALLVGIGGWVGVDLTGGGSGGAGDSGASGASGASGAGSSEVSGFVSGSSDEVGASGLEVCPVDTLPGEADPVIEDILSGGPYVYPGEDGGHFGNYEDVLPDERNSYYRSYTVDTPGLNHRGAKRIVVGGGTEEDPEVWYYSDDHYESFCEIPDAED from the coding sequence ATGGCTGCCCCGAAGAAGAAGTCCGTGTTCGCTGTGCTCGCTGCCGCTTTGCTGGTGGGAATTGGTGGTTGGGTTGGGGTGGATCTGACGGGTGGGGGTTCGGGAGGTGCGGGTGATTCCGGGGCCTCCGGGGCCTCCGGGGCCTCCGGGGCGGGGTCTTCGGAGGTTTCGGGGTTTGTTTCGGGCTCGTCGGATGAGGTGGGTGCCTCCGGGCTGGAGGTCTGCCCCGTGGACACCCTGCCCGGTGAGGCGGACCCGGTCATCGAGGACATCCTCTCCGGCGGCCCCTACGTCTACCCGGGCGAGGACGGCGGGCACTTCGGCAACTACGAGGACGTCCTGCCCGACGAGCGCAACTCCTACTACCGCAGCTACACCGTGGACACCCCGGGCCTGAACCACCGCGGCGCCAAGCGCATCGTAGTGGGCGGCGGCACGGAGGAGGACCCGGAGGTCTGGTACTACTCCGACGACCACTACGAGTCGTTCTGTGAGATTCCGGATGCGGAGGATTAG
- a CDS encoding ArsR/SmtB family transcription factor codes for MSLEHNLVPDEALFTEAADALKLLAEPTRLQLLFLLIDAEFNVTQLVSLTGASRTVVSQHLAKLRLGGLVYSRKEGRNVLYRIADGHVARLVVETLNRADHLRTGEPEHG; via the coding sequence ATGAGCCTCGAACACAATCTCGTCCCCGACGAGGCCCTTTTCACCGAGGCCGCCGACGCCCTCAAACTGCTGGCCGAACCTACCCGCCTGCAGCTGCTCTTCCTGCTTATCGACGCCGAGTTCAACGTCACCCAGCTCGTCTCCCTCACGGGCGCGAGTCGCACGGTGGTCAGTCAGCATCTGGCGAAACTCCGCCTTGGCGGGCTGGTGTACTCCCGCAAAGAGGGCCGGAACGTGCTCTACCGGATCGCCGACGGCCACGTCGCGCGACTGGTGGTGGAGACCCTCAACCGGGCGGATCACCTAAGGACGGGGGAACCGGAGCACGGCTGA
- a CDS encoding MFS transporter, with protein MAPTALLTPLRNRTYLHLFSAQVVALVGTGLLTVALGLLAFDIAGGSAGRILANALTIKILIYVLLSPVVTALAANWNPRPVLVGANLVRGAVALTLPFIAAEWQLYLAIGLLQAASATFTPTFQAVIPRILPEEEDYTRALSLSRLAYDLEQIASPVLAAAMLAVMSYTNLFLGTVVGFLASAVLVVATPLPRKPETPTHRTGFIERTQRGIRIMLRERPLRALLWLNLAVAAPMAMVMVNTVVIVRSELGMGESALAWTLAIFGLGSMVVAAAVPGLLEKVTDRAVMLPAAVLGAACLILLLIVPASGYALIAFTWLLLGFALSAMQTPIGRIVRANASEEDLSYVFAAQFSLSHACYLITYPVAGWIGDSAGLWAATAALAVLAVLGTVMATLTWPKESV; from the coding sequence ATGGCCCCCACAGCCCTGCTCACCCCACTCCGCAACCGGACCTACCTGCACCTCTTCTCCGCCCAGGTGGTGGCGCTGGTGGGCACGGGACTGCTCACCGTGGCGCTGGGGCTGCTGGCCTTCGACATAGCCGGGGGCAGCGCCGGCCGCATCCTGGCCAACGCGCTGACCATCAAGATCCTCATCTACGTGCTGCTCTCACCTGTGGTCACTGCCCTGGCCGCCAACTGGAACCCCCGGCCGGTGCTGGTCGGCGCCAACCTCGTCCGCGGCGCCGTGGCGCTGACCCTGCCGTTCATCGCCGCAGAGTGGCAGCTTTACCTGGCCATCGGCCTGCTCCAGGCCGCCAGCGCCACCTTCACACCGACGTTCCAGGCGGTCATCCCGCGCATCCTGCCCGAAGAGGAGGACTACACCCGCGCGCTCTCGCTCTCCCGCCTGGCCTATGACCTGGAGCAGATAGCCAGCCCGGTCCTGGCAGCGGCCATGCTCGCGGTGATGAGTTACACCAACCTCTTCCTGGGCACTGTCGTCGGTTTCCTCGCCTCCGCGGTGCTGGTGGTCGCCACCCCGCTTCCCCGGAAACCCGAGACTCCCACCCACCGCACCGGCTTCATCGAGCGCACCCAGCGCGGCATCCGGATCATGCTGCGCGAACGCCCGCTCCGTGCCCTGCTGTGGCTGAACCTTGCGGTGGCCGCGCCCATGGCGATGGTTATGGTCAACACCGTGGTCATCGTCCGCTCCGAGCTGGGGATGGGGGAGTCTGCCCTGGCCTGGACTCTGGCGATCTTCGGCCTGGGCTCCATGGTGGTGGCCGCCGCCGTGCCCGGGCTGCTGGAGAAGGTCACCGACCGTGCGGTCATGCTCCCCGCCGCTGTGCTGGGCGCGGCCTGCCTCATCCTCCTGCTGATCGTGCCCGCGTCGGGCTACGCGCTCATCGCGTTCACCTGGCTTCTGCTGGGCTTCGCGCTCTCGGCGATGCAGACCCCCATCGGCCGCATCGTCCGCGCCAACGCCAGCGAGGAGGACCTCTCCTATGTCTTCGCCGCCCAGTTCTCACTCAGCCACGCCTGCTACCTGATCACCTACCCCGTCGCCGGCTGGATCGGCGACAGCGCCGGCCTCTGGGCGGCCACCGCAGCCCTGGCGGTACTCGCGGTGCTGGGTACCGTCATGGCAACCCTCACCTGGCCCAAGGAGTCCGTATGA